A region from the Thiohalophilus sp. genome encodes:
- a CDS encoding helix-turn-helix domain-containing protein: MTKKRKLFDELMEGVDAMRQAREGKITLRSHEVDDLPPLEIAAATIRETREKLNVSRAVFARHLRVSTRTLENWEQGRAKPNAQAAALILMVRRYPDTLEKLHSLHNDAA; this comes from the coding sequence ATGACCAAAAAACGCAAACTGTTTGACGAATTGATGGAGGGTGTCGATGCCATGCGCCAGGCGCGTGAAGGCAAGATCACCTTGCGTTCCCATGAAGTCGATGACTTACCACCCCTGGAAATCGCCGCCGCGACCATTCGCGAAACACGCGAAAAACTGAACGTGTCGCGTGCCGTGTTCGCCCGCCATTTGCGTGTGTCGACCCGAACCCTGGAAAACTGGGAGCAGGGCCGGGCCAAACCGAATGCCCAGGCCGCGGCACTGATCCTGATGGTGCGAAGATACCCGGACACCCTCGAAAAACTGCATTCATTGCACAACGACGCCGCCTAG